Proteins from one Gimesia maris genomic window:
- a CDS encoding DUF1559 domain-containing protein gives MKRKAFTLIELLVVIAIIAILIALLLPAVQQAREAARRSTCKNNLKQIGLALANYIDRTSGVFPRSVISPAGATCCCQSYSSSAPVDRTGVPHSYHTMHTMLLPYIDQANIYNQINMSLRFDDATNLPAGANQIPVYICPSDNRTHDSSVSNNGLATHNYPGAGSTHSYGLCGYHGTSGVFAERNGQLHPTLDKPTHPAMKLRLITDGTSNTICFSEFAQNRAKTANCGFTSTTNQAKYGWAQPAVGGTAYSIRRESTPNGCHGTSTNGSNSGIARSWHVGGVHALMVDGSVHFVGDSIDGPTWQYLHSFSDGNVVSINQ, from the coding sequence ATGAAACGCAAGGCATTTACGTTAATTGAGCTATTGGTGGTGATCGCCATCATTGCCATTCTGATCGCATTGCTTCTACCGGCGGTACAACAGGCTCGTGAGGCAGCCCGTCGCAGCACCTGTAAGAACAATCTGAAGCAGATTGGCCTGGCTCTGGCCAACTACATTGATCGCACGAGTGGTGTATTTCCTCGTTCTGTCATTTCTCCCGCCGGTGCAACCTGCTGTTGTCAGAGCTATTCCTCTTCAGCTCCGGTAGACAGAACTGGCGTTCCGCATAGCTACCATACCATGCATACGATGCTGCTGCCCTATATCGATCAGGCCAATATCTATAATCAGATAAACATGAGCCTGCGTTTTGATGATGCCACAAATTTACCAGCAGGAGCCAACCAGATTCCTGTCTACATCTGTCCCAGCGACAATCGGACCCATGATTCATCGGTCAGTAATAACGGTCTGGCGACGCACAATTACCCTGGTGCCGGCTCGACCCATTCTTATGGTCTGTGTGGTTATCATGGAACTTCGGGAGTCTTCGCCGAACGGAACGGACAGTTGCATCCCACTTTAGATAAACCAACTCACCCGGCCATGAAATTACGGCTGATCACAGATGGTACTTCTAATACCATCTGTTTCTCAGAATTTGCTCAGAACCGGGCGAAAACAGCTAACTGCGGGTTTACCAGTACTACAAATCAGGCGAAGTATGGTTGGGCACAACCTGCTGTGGGAGGTACGGCTTATTCGATCCGTCGGGAGTCCACTCCCAACGGTTGTCATGGCACCTCGACCAATGGATCGAATTCCGGGATTGCCCGGAGCTGGCACGTTGGTGGCGTACATGCCCTGATGGTAGACGGGTCGGTGCACTTTGTAGGTGACAGCATTGATGGTCCTACCTGGCAGTACCTGCATTCATTCAGTGATGGGAATGTCGTCAGTATCAATCAGTGA
- a CDS encoding carboxypeptidase-like regulatory domain-containing protein: protein MRPALYSVLLFSLIALSGCGSDPTADLGTSVTVTGTITMDGNPSDGVEVIFKRLDAGAPAEYRQYVATTDSAGKYSLENVYPAKYAVMVNEKKDEKAEEEGAAAFETGPYKNYGAQSELVAEVTETNKTFDFELTSK, encoded by the coding sequence GTGCGACCAGCTTTGTACTCAGTTCTGTTGTTTTCTCTTATTGCTCTCTCTGGTTGTGGTAGTGATCCCACAGCTGATCTTGGAACCTCTGTTACGGTTACCGGAACAATCACCATGGATGGCAATCCCTCTGATGGTGTAGAAGTAATTTTTAAGAGGCTCGATGCAGGGGCACCTGCTGAATATCGACAGTATGTTGCAACGACCGATTCGGCCGGCAAGTACAGCCTTGAAAATGTGTACCCGGCGAAATACGCAGTGATGGTCAATGAGAAAAAAGATGAAAAAGCAGAAGAAGAGGGGGCAGCCGCCTTTGAAACGGGCCCTTATAAAAATTATGGCGCGCAAAGTGAACTTGTAGCCGAAGTCACAGAAACCAATAAAACTTTTGATTTTGAGTTAACCTCAAAATAA
- a CDS encoding DUF5989 family protein, which produces MSEQSDSQSNASEEQTSDFLSQSESKAPGILAEFWDFLKHNKKWWLAPIIIALLLIGLLILISGSAIAPFIYPI; this is translated from the coding sequence ATGTCAGAACAGTCCGATTCACAATCGAATGCATCTGAAGAACAGACGTCTGATTTCCTGTCGCAATCTGAATCGAAGGCTCCCGGAATCCTGGCTGAGTTCTGGGATTTTTTAAAGCATAACAAGAAATGGTGGTTAGCGCCGATCATTATCGCGCTTCTGTTGATTGGCCTGCTGATACTCATCAGTGGCAGCGCGATCGCACCGTTTATCTATCCCATTTAA
- a CDS encoding SxtJ family membrane protein: MTSTWMSSRWIKFIDHDLRKRNLKMALAEINWKPAPRELRIFSVAVGCLLALIAFVSFRATAAVPLAVTLTGMALLIVVSGLIAPATIKPVYLGWMILLYPVRWIVSCLLIAVVYYLLITPIGLALRLLGHDLIGRRFDSQATSYWKSERRTRRERDYFRQF, from the coding sequence ATGACCAGCACCTGGATGAGTTCGCGCTGGATTAAATTCATCGATCATGACTTAAGAAAGCGGAACCTGAAGATGGCATTAGCAGAAATCAACTGGAAACCTGCACCACGCGAGTTGCGGATTTTCTCAGTGGCGGTGGGCTGCCTGCTGGCATTGATTGCATTTGTCAGCTTTCGCGCGACAGCCGCGGTTCCCCTGGCAGTGACGCTGACGGGAATGGCGTTGCTGATCGTAGTGTCTGGACTCATCGCTCCTGCAACGATCAAGCCCGTTTATCTGGGGTGGATGATCCTGCTGTACCCCGTTCGCTGGATTGTTTCCTGTCTATTGATTGCTGTGGTATATTATCTGCTGATCACACCGATCGGACTCGCCTTGCGACTGCTGGGACATGATCTGATTGGCAGACGCTTTGATTCGCAGGCGACCTCCTACTGGAAGTCAGAACGTCGCACCAGGCGGGAACGGGATTATTTTCGTCAGTTTTGA
- a CDS encoding carbamoyltransferase family protein — translation MTAILGISAFYHDSAAAIIVDGEIIAAAQEERFTRIKHDAAFPEQAIAYCLEEAGLTPDQIDLVGFYEKPFLKFERLLETTLAFAPWGFKAFLNTIPSWLKTKLHLPRVINDGLNQQYNKRIVFVEHHESHAASAFYPSPFEEAAFLTVDGVGEWATASYGVGRGNRIEIQSELYFPHSVGLLYSAFTYYCGFKVNSGEYKLMGLAPYGEPRYASLIRENLVDIKPDGSIRLDLSCFDYCHGQTMTSRKFHQLFGGEPRQPESQITQRDMDLAASIQMVTEEILMKMVQHVHAQTGQSRLCMAGGVALNCVANGKILREGPFEEIWIQPAAGDAGGALGVALFIWNQLLRKPRTIRPQDQQQGSFLGPRFSEDQIRKFLDESGVVYHYRQDEEELCNEVAGYIANEKVVGWMQGRMEFGPRALGGRSILGDARSTTMQSIMNRKIKFRESFRPFAPSVLQSRVADYFDFPPNVDSPYMLQVADVQTHQRNTLPAESAQLTGLQKLQQVRSSVPAITHVDFSSRLQTVDADRHGRYFKLITAFEKLTESPVIINTSFNVRGEPIVCGPEDAYQCFMATNMDVLVLEQFIILKSEQPDARTFEDDQHLDEFALD, via the coding sequence ATGACCGCGATTCTGGGCATCTCCGCTTTCTATCATGATTCAGCAGCTGCCATTATTGTGGATGGTGAGATTATCGCTGCTGCCCAGGAAGAACGGTTTACCCGCATCAAACATGATGCGGCCTTTCCGGAACAGGCAATCGCGTACTGTCTGGAAGAAGCAGGCCTGACACCCGATCAGATCGATCTTGTGGGCTTTTATGAAAAACCGTTTTTAAAGTTTGAACGTCTGCTGGAAACAACGCTGGCTTTCGCACCGTGGGGGTTCAAAGCGTTTCTGAATACGATTCCCAGCTGGCTCAAAACCAAGCTGCATCTTCCCCGTGTGATCAACGACGGATTGAATCAGCAGTACAACAAGCGGATCGTGTTTGTAGAGCATCATGAGTCACACGCTGCCAGCGCTTTCTATCCTTCACCGTTCGAAGAGGCGGCTTTTCTGACCGTGGATGGTGTGGGAGAATGGGCGACTGCCAGCTATGGAGTCGGTCGGGGAAACCGGATCGAGATCCAGAGCGAACTCTACTTTCCTCACTCCGTCGGACTATTGTATTCGGCATTTACATACTATTGCGGGTTTAAGGTGAACTCGGGCGAATATAAACTGATGGGCCTGGCTCCCTATGGGGAACCCCGGTATGCCAGTCTGATTCGTGAAAATCTGGTGGATATCAAGCCTGATGGATCGATTCGCCTCGATTTATCCTGTTTCGATTACTGTCATGGTCAGACCATGACTTCCAGAAAATTCCATCAGCTGTTTGGCGGTGAACCCCGCCAGCCGGAATCGCAAATCACGCAGCGCGATATGGATCTGGCTGCATCCATCCAGATGGTAACCGAAGAGATTCTGATGAAAATGGTGCAGCACGTGCATGCACAGACCGGACAGTCGCGGCTCTGCATGGCTGGTGGAGTCGCCTTGAATTGCGTGGCGAATGGCAAGATTCTGCGGGAAGGCCCCTTTGAAGAAATCTGGATTCAGCCGGCTGCAGGAGACGCAGGCGGCGCATTGGGGGTGGCCCTGTTTATCTGGAATCAACTGCTCAGGAAACCGCGCACGATTCGACCCCAAGATCAGCAGCAGGGAAGTTTCCTGGGGCCTCGTTTTTCTGAGGATCAGATTCGGAAATTTCTGGATGAGAGTGGCGTGGTGTACCATTATCGCCAGGATGAAGAAGAACTTTGTAACGAAGTGGCCGGTTACATTGCGAATGAGAAAGTGGTGGGCTGGATGCAGGGGCGAATGGAATTTGGGCCACGTGCATTGGGAGGGCGGAGTATTCTCGGCGATGCGCGCAGTACAACGATGCAGTCGATCATGAACCGGAAAATCAAATTTCGAGAATCGTTTCGCCCTTTTGCTCCTTCGGTTTTACAAAGCCGGGTCGCTGACTATTTTGATTTTCCTCCCAATGTAGACAGTCCTTACATGCTGCAGGTTGCCGACGTACAGACACATCAGCGAAATACGCTGCCCGCAGAAAGTGCGCAGCTTACAGGTCTGCAGAAGCTGCAACAGGTTCGATCCAGTGTGCCTGCAATTACGCACGTCGATTTTTCTTCTCGACTGCAGACGGTCGACGCGGATCGTCATGGACGGTATTTTAAATTGATAACCGCGTTTGAAAAGTTGACCGAATCACCAGTCATTATTAACACCAGTTTTAATGTGCGTGGCGAGCCGATTGTCTGCGGGCCGGAGGACGCGTATCAGTGTTTTATGGCAACTAATATGGACGTACTCGTGCTCGAACAGTTTATCATTCTCAAGTCAGAGCAACCTGATGCGCGGACCTTTGAAGATGACCAGCACCTGGATGAGTTCGCGCTGGATTAA
- a CDS encoding CRTAC1 family protein codes for MYHRLPVLLFLLCITHISGCEQTKSEPGQSSVSQATPVIKVDRSSTQATAKASPFQFVDIAHQSGIDFTYYGNPSPQHYMVEQNGGGVALFDYDGDHCLDVFLSNGSHFDRPAEEAGEVHRLFRSTGKLPQELQFENVAAAAGVERSDFGMGVACGDYNNDGFVDLYLCTYGKNYFWENNGDGTFSDITDTTLTGDDHWGASAAFGDLDGDGDLDLYVANYVEYSREDPPCYLTIGSQRVKISCGPIGRIAEQDLLFENRGDGRFVDRSESAGIIQPTGGKGLAVQIVDLNRDGLLDIFVANDTSDNFLFINQGNLKFEEQALVLGVAVGDQGEPQSSMGIACADFNRNGLLDLFVTNFENAANDFYEQLEVGGYVTTNSRLGLDTTSRPMLAFGTIFADFNLDQWPDLFVANGHIWDLSGLGTEHEYEMTQQLFYNQQGKRFQDVSQNAGPYFQSKFLGRATAAGDIDNDGDADLLATHEIKPAALLQNVSPPQGKSVRLRFIGVQGAREPLGCTLKVVTDDVEQILVIPAGGSYQASSDPRVIVPAGNATSIQSLVLTWPDGSREEWKDLPIQREWTLIQGTGQ; via the coding sequence ATGTATCACCGACTTCCGGTCCTGCTGTTCCTGTTGTGTATTACACATATCAGCGGTTGTGAACAGACGAAATCAGAACCCGGTCAATCGTCGGTCAGTCAGGCTACACCCGTCATAAAGGTAGACAGGTCGTCTACGCAGGCTACTGCGAAGGCGTCTCCGTTTCAATTTGTCGATATCGCTCACCAGAGTGGGATTGATTTTACCTATTATGGAAATCCCAGTCCGCAGCATTACATGGTGGAACAGAATGGAGGCGGAGTCGCGCTGTTTGATTATGATGGCGACCATTGTCTGGATGTGTTTCTTTCCAATGGATCACATTTTGATCGTCCGGCTGAAGAAGCAGGCGAAGTGCATCGGCTGTTTCGATCCACAGGGAAGCTCCCGCAAGAACTGCAATTTGAAAACGTCGCTGCGGCGGCAGGTGTAGAACGGTCTGACTTTGGCATGGGGGTTGCCTGCGGGGATTATAACAATGACGGGTTTGTGGACCTCTATTTATGCACGTATGGGAAAAATTATTTCTGGGAAAATAACGGAGATGGCACCTTTTCTGACATCACGGACACAACGCTGACGGGGGATGACCACTGGGGAGCCAGTGCCGCCTTTGGGGACCTGGACGGAGACGGAGACCTGGATCTGTATGTCGCCAACTATGTCGAGTATTCCCGCGAAGATCCACCCTGCTATTTAACGATCGGCTCTCAGCGGGTGAAGATTTCCTGCGGGCCGATTGGCAGAATTGCGGAGCAGGATCTATTGTTTGAGAACCGGGGGGATGGTCGGTTTGTGGATCGCTCAGAGTCGGCAGGCATCATTCAGCCCACCGGGGGTAAAGGGCTGGCAGTGCAGATTGTTGATCTGAATCGGGATGGCCTGCTCGATATTTTTGTTGCGAATGACACATCAGATAATTTTCTGTTTATCAATCAGGGAAACCTGAAATTCGAGGAACAGGCGCTGGTACTGGGGGTTGCTGTGGGGGACCAGGGGGAACCGCAGTCGTCAATGGGCATCGCGTGTGCCGACTTCAATCGCAACGGTCTGCTGGATCTGTTCGTCACAAATTTTGAAAACGCGGCCAATGATTTCTATGAACAACTGGAAGTCGGCGGATACGTGACCACCAATTCCCGTCTCGGACTGGATACGACATCACGACCCATGCTGGCATTCGGAACCATCTTTGCCGATTTCAATTTGGATCAGTGGCCCGATCTGTTTGTTGCGAACGGGCATATCTGGGATCTAAGTGGACTCGGAACCGAGCATGAATACGAAATGACGCAACAGCTCTTTTATAATCAGCAGGGAAAGCGGTTTCAGGATGTTTCGCAGAATGCGGGGCCCTATTTTCAATCAAAATTTCTGGGACGCGCGACTGCTGCCGGTGATATCGATAACGATGGCGATGCCGACCTGCTGGCAACGCATGAAATCAAACCGGCGGCACTCCTGCAAAATGTGAGTCCTCCGCAAGGCAAGAGCGTGCGCCTGCGATTCATCGGTGTGCAAGGCGCGAGGGAACCGCTGGGGTGTACTCTGAAAGTTGTGACCGACGATGTGGAACAGATCCTGGTCATTCCGGCTGGAGGCAGCTATCAGGCGTCCAGCGATCCACGTGTGATCGTACCTGCAGGAAATGCGACATCAATCCAAAGCCTGGTACTCACCTGGCCCGATGGCAGCCGCGAAGAATGGAAAGATCTGCCAATCCAGAGAGAATGGACACTGATTCAGGGGACGGGGCAATAA
- a CDS encoding SGNH/GDSL hydrolase family protein, which yields MNQSSDNTSSQNTTENTGRSRNKTILFRFAALGVGLLLSLIVVETVVRIFHVEPPRLISKRQLTELTELTNQNPITYYQCYPDNPHEEFSPLPDTTQGKWELLTYTMNPQPLPLDRLNETPWCVKYMHSTKGIRDREYPDEAPEGVMRIACVGDSFVFGEGVPIEKTISRQLEAQLGKNYEVINGGQVGANTMDELQILAAIAQGADCHRAIFVFIPNDIPLHPRLADRQKYINDLVQIRDQYLDDYKKNSWHGGNLKSVALLTAPFEMDKIKRETVQWYLDSYNPEFNRENLRVFKETIQIIPKIPGCRSVFVIYPLMEGFESEYPLKPIHTQVAALAEQAGLPVLDLTTAFAGQKTSDLWVHATDHHPNGKANAIASKAIIEWLKKDVPWFLEPDQP from the coding sequence TTGAACCAGTCTTCCGATAATACATCCAGTCAGAACACAACCGAGAACACAGGGCGCAGCAGGAACAAGACCATTCTGTTTCGTTTCGCCGCTCTGGGAGTAGGGCTGCTGCTCAGCCTGATTGTCGTTGAAACAGTCGTACGTATCTTCCATGTCGAACCTCCCCGACTGATTTCCAAGCGACAACTGACTGAACTCACCGAACTGACAAATCAGAATCCGATCACCTACTATCAATGCTATCCCGACAATCCTCACGAAGAGTTCTCTCCCCTGCCCGATACTACACAGGGCAAATGGGAGCTACTGACTTATACAATGAATCCCCAACCTCTGCCCCTGGATCGTTTGAATGAAACCCCCTGGTGTGTGAAATACATGCATTCAACCAAGGGAATCAGGGACCGCGAATATCCGGACGAGGCTCCTGAAGGAGTAATGCGGATTGCCTGCGTGGGAGACTCGTTTGTCTTCGGCGAAGGCGTTCCCATTGAAAAAACCATCTCCCGTCAACTGGAAGCCCAACTGGGGAAAAACTATGAAGTCATCAACGGTGGTCAGGTTGGTGCAAACACCATGGATGAACTGCAGATCCTGGCAGCCATCGCGCAGGGAGCGGACTGCCATCGGGCGATCTTTGTCTTTATTCCGAACGACATTCCATTACACCCGCGACTCGCGGACCGTCAGAAGTACATCAACGACCTGGTCCAGATCCGCGATCAATACCTCGACGATTACAAAAAGAACAGCTGGCATGGAGGCAATCTGAAGTCCGTTGCCCTGCTGACCGCTCCCTTCGAAATGGACAAAATTAAAAGAGAAACCGTGCAGTGGTATCTCGACTCGTATAACCCTGAATTCAACAGAGAAAACCTGCGAGTTTTCAAAGAGACCATTCAGATAATACCTAAGATCCCGGGCTGCCGCTCCGTATTCGTCATCTATCCCCTGATGGAAGGTTTTGAATCGGAGTACCCTTTGAAACCGATTCATACCCAGGTCGCGGCGCTGGCAGAACAGGCAGGCTTACCCGTGCTGGACCTGACCACCGCTTTTGCAGGACAGAAGACTTCAGATCTATGGGTGCATGCCACAGACCATCACCCCAACGGTAAAGCCAATGCGATCGCGAGTAAGGCCATCATCGAATGGCTGAAAAAGGATGTCCCCTGGTTTCTTGAACCAGACCAGCCGTAA
- a CDS encoding alpha/beta hydrolase codes for MRLREIRFRMIIVTLILTSMQVARAEETKVRYKTLNDIPYYTAEESQQNEYMQERCNLDLYYPTKLKGFPTVVWFHGGGLKGGSKSIPKELQNQGLAIVAVNYRLFPKAKKPAYLEDAAAAVAWTFQHISEYGGDPELIFVAGHSAGGYLTSMLGLDKRWLAAHDIDANRIAGLIPYSGHCITHMTVREEKGIERDQPIIDNMAPLFHARKDAPPILLITGDRELEFPTRYEENAYMHRLLQVVKHPQAQLFELDGFTHGTMARPGHFLLLEEVKRVIKAKKQAD; via the coding sequence ATGCGACTGAGAGAAATTCGATTCCGCATGATAATCGTCACGTTAATACTGACATCGATGCAGGTCGCTCGGGCTGAGGAAACCAAAGTTCGTTATAAAACGCTGAACGATATCCCGTATTATACGGCTGAGGAATCACAGCAGAACGAATACATGCAGGAACGCTGCAATCTGGATTTATACTATCCCACAAAGTTGAAAGGATTTCCCACGGTCGTCTGGTTTCATGGCGGGGGTTTGAAAGGGGGCAGTAAATCGATTCCGAAAGAACTGCAGAACCAGGGTCTGGCGATTGTTGCCGTCAATTACCGTCTGTTTCCTAAAGCCAAAAAACCGGCCTACCTCGAAGATGCGGCGGCTGCCGTGGCCTGGACGTTTCAGCATATCAGCGAATATGGCGGTGATCCCGAATTGATTTTTGTCGCCGGCCATTCCGCAGGCGGCTACCTGACCAGTATGCTGGGACTGGATAAACGCTGGCTCGCTGCGCATGACATCGATGCAAATCGCATTGCCGGACTGATCCCCTACAGTGGTCACTGCATCACACACATGACTGTTCGCGAAGAAAAGGGAATCGAACGCGATCAACCTATCATCGATAATATGGCGCCCCTGTTTCACGCCCGCAAAGATGCGCCCCCGATCCTGCTGATTACCGGTGACAGGGAACTGGAATTTCCCACACGCTACGAAGAAAACGCTTACATGCATCGCCTGCTACAGGTGGTCAAGCATCCGCAGGCGCAGCTGTTTGAACTGGACGGTTTCACCCACGGCACCATGGCCAGGCCAGGACATTTCCTGCTGTTGGAAGAAGTCAAACGCGTTATCAAAGCGAAAAAACAAGCCGACTGA
- a CDS encoding heavy metal translocating P-type ATPase, with protein MTATDPICHMEVDESTALHETVDGQDWYFCSQGCRDKFVAQHVEPEPEKKHSCCQHDQQHDHHGQHQSHKQEPRDVPAGTIYSCPMHPEIEQVGPGSCPICGMDLEPLMPQKEESPEEAAEYERMSRRFWGGLILGLPVFLLAMLPMTGIPVHHWISPEISGWIQFLLSTPVMFWAGWPLFERAYRSVISMNLNMFTLIGIGTGTAYIYSLIALLAPGIFPASFQHQGTVELYFEATVVITVLVLLGQMLELRARKRTNSAIQELLSLAPPTARLVVDGAEREIALEEVQTGNLLRVRPGEKVPVDGVVQEGKSLIDESMITGESVPVTKEQGDDVIGGTVNQTGSFLMKAEKVGGETLLSQIIQMVSSAQRSRAPIQRVVDTIASYFVPAVLAASVLTFILWSWLGPEPRFAYALINAVAVLIIACPCALGLATPMSIMVGVGRGAKHGILIKNAEVLETLQKVDTLVVDKTGTLTEGQPRLTECAPAADYSEADLLQIAASVEQHSEHPLSQAVVVAAKERELKLSEVSDFDSVTGAGVKGTVNGKAVLVGSASFLQDQSIHIKDELNSRADRLREEGQGVIFVAIANEFAGFLSVSDPIKATTAQAIQKLHELGLSIVMMTGDNEKTARAVAKSLNIDDVEAGVKPQDKYEKIKALRNAGHKVAMAGDGINDAPALAEADVGIAMGTGTDVAIESAEVTLVKGDLRGVVDAIDLSRLVMKNIHQNLLFAFGYNALGIPIAAGILVPFLGMHALLSPMIAAAAMSFSSISVIANALRLRSQS; from the coding sequence ATGACTGCCACTGATCCGATCTGCCACATGGAAGTCGACGAGTCTACTGCGTTGCACGAAACCGTCGATGGTCAAGACTGGTATTTCTGCAGCCAGGGGTGTCGCGACAAGTTTGTTGCCCAGCATGTAGAGCCTGAGCCAGAGAAAAAGCATAGCTGCTGTCAACATGATCAGCAGCATGATCACCACGGACAGCATCAGTCTCACAAACAGGAACCCCGGGATGTACCTGCCGGCACAATCTATTCCTGCCCCATGCATCCGGAAATCGAACAGGTGGGCCCTGGCAGCTGTCCGATCTGTGGTATGGATCTGGAACCGCTGATGCCTCAGAAAGAGGAATCGCCGGAAGAAGCTGCCGAATATGAGCGGATGTCCCGTCGTTTCTGGGGCGGGCTGATTCTGGGATTGCCGGTGTTCCTGCTGGCGATGCTGCCCATGACGGGGATTCCGGTTCATCACTGGATCTCACCGGAAATATCCGGCTGGATTCAGTTCCTGCTCAGTACTCCGGTCATGTTCTGGGCTGGCTGGCCTTTGTTTGAACGTGCCTACCGTTCGGTCATCAGCATGAATCTGAACATGTTCACGCTGATCGGGATCGGTACAGGTACCGCCTACATTTACAGTCTGATCGCGTTGCTGGCTCCCGGGATCTTTCCTGCTTCTTTTCAACATCAAGGAACGGTTGAGCTGTATTTCGAAGCGACCGTAGTGATCACAGTACTGGTCCTACTGGGCCAGATGCTGGAACTGAGAGCGCGCAAACGGACCAACAGCGCAATTCAGGAACTGCTTTCGCTTGCTCCGCCGACCGCCCGTCTGGTTGTAGATGGCGCAGAGCGGGAGATCGCGCTGGAAGAAGTACAGACCGGAAATCTGCTGCGTGTGCGACCCGGCGAAAAAGTGCCCGTGGATGGCGTAGTTCAGGAAGGAAAAAGCCTGATTGATGAATCGATGATTACCGGCGAATCGGTTCCTGTCACCAAAGAGCAGGGGGATGACGTTATTGGAGGGACCGTGAATCAGACTGGTTCATTCCTGATGAAAGCCGAAAAAGTCGGAGGCGAAACACTGCTGTCACAGATTATTCAGATGGTATCCAGCGCCCAGCGCAGTCGTGCACCGATTCAACGGGTGGTGGATACGATTGCTTCTTACTTTGTGCCTGCTGTGCTGGCTGCTTCCGTACTGACCTTCATCCTCTGGAGCTGGCTGGGTCCAGAACCCCGCTTCGCGTATGCTCTGATCAATGCGGTGGCTGTTTTAATCATCGCCTGTCCCTGTGCGCTGGGGCTGGCGACTCCCATGTCGATCATGGTAGGAGTGGGACGCGGAGCAAAGCACGGGATCCTGATTAAAAACGCCGAAGTACTCGAAACCCTGCAGAAAGTAGATACGCTGGTGGTCGATAAAACAGGCACGCTCACCGAAGGTCAGCCTCGACTGACAGAATGTGCGCCTGCTGCAGATTATAGCGAAGCAGATCTGCTGCAGATTGCCGCTTCCGTCGAACAGCACAGCGAACATCCTCTCTCACAGGCAGTCGTCGTTGCTGCGAAAGAACGTGAGTTGAAACTGAGTGAAGTCAGTGACTTTGACTCCGTTACCGGTGCAGGGGTGAAAGGCACTGTAAATGGCAAAGCGGTGCTGGTTGGCAGTGCTTCCTTTTTGCAGGATCAGTCAATTCACATCAAAGACGAACTGAATTCGCGGGCAGACCGGCTCCGGGAAGAGGGGCAGGGCGTAATATTTGTCGCCATAGCCAATGAGTTTGCGGGTTTCCTCTCGGTATCTGATCCCATCAAAGCAACGACGGCACAGGCAATTCAGAAGTTGCATGAACTGGGCCTCTCGATTGTGATGATGACGGGCGATAATGAAAAAACGGCCCGCGCAGTCGCGAAGTCACTCAACATTGATGATGTGGAAGCAGGAGTGAAGCCGCAGGACAAATACGAAAAAATCAAAGCGCTGCGAAATGCAGGTCACAAAGTGGCGATGGCGGGAGACGGCATCAACGACGCGCCAGCCCTGGCGGAAGCCGACGTGGGCATCGCCATGGGAACCGGTACCGATGTCGCCATTGAAAGTGCCGAAGTCACGCTGGTCAAAGGGGATCTGCGTGGAGTCGTCGATGCCATCGATCTCAGTCGACTGGTCATGAAAAATATCCACCAGAATTTGCTGTTTGCGTTCGGTTATAATGCGCTGGGTATTCCGATTGCTGCAGGCATTCTGGTCCCCTTCCTGGGAATGCATGCGTTGTTAAGCCCGATGATTGCTGCAGCAGCCATGAGTTTCAGTTCAATCTCTGTGATTGCCAATGCACTCAGGCTGCGTTCACAATCCTGA
- a CDS encoding 2TM domain-containing protein codes for MAKTEKNYDLAKERVEKKMGFVIHSGVYVVVNAGLIALNLTRSPDKYWFIWPLCGWGIGIVFHAIKVFGPSSTTSLKEKMIEKEQAKLNH; via the coding sequence ATGGCAAAGACTGAGAAAAATTACGATCTGGCAAAAGAGCGGGTCGAAAAGAAAATGGGATTTGTGATTCATAGTGGTGTTTACGTAGTAGTCAATGCCGGTCTGATCGCGTTAAATCTGACGCGGTCTCCCGACAAATACTGGTTCATCTGGCCTCTGTGTGGCTGGGGGATCGGTATTGTGTTTCACGCCATCAAGGTATTCGGCCCTTCCAGCACGACGAGCCTGAAAGAAAAAATGATTGAGAAGGAACAGGCAAAACTCAATCATTAA